A window of Etheostoma spectabile isolate EspeVRDwgs_2016 chromosome 18, UIUC_Espe_1.0, whole genome shotgun sequence contains these coding sequences:
- the slc35a1 gene encoding CMP-sialic acid transporter: protein MAVENVSVAFKLYCLTVMTLVAATYTVSLRYTRTISSGDLYFSTTAVCITEVIKLILSLGMLTKETGSLTRLKNALVEHVFFSPKELLKLSVPSIVYAVQNNMAFLALSNLDAAVYQVTYQLKIPCTALCTVLMLNRSLSRLQWFSVFMLCGGVTLVQWKPAEATKVQIEQSPFVGFIAIAIAVICSGFAGVYFEKVLKSSDTSLWVRNIQMYLSGIVVTLIGVFMNDGEKILEKGFFFGYTPWVFFVVFLASVGGLYTSVVVKYTDNIMKGFSAAAAIVLSTVASVLLFGLQITLSFASGALLVCVSIYLYGLPKQDTLKLSHKDTDTESKQRLITV, encoded by the exons ATGGCTGTCG AAAATGTGAGCGTGGCCTTCAAATTGTACTGTCTGACGGTGATGACACTGGTGGCAGCTACATACACAGTGTCGCTGCGGTACACAAGGACCATTTCATCAGGAGATCTGTACTTCTCCACAACTGCCGTGTGCATCACTGAGGTCATTAAATTAATACTGAGTCTGGGGATGCTGACAAA AGAAACGGGAAGCCTCACCAGACTGAAGAACGCTTTAGTGGAACATGTCTTCTTTAGCCCAAAAGAACTGCTGAAGCTGAGCGTGCCCTCCATAGTGTATGCAGTTCAGAATAACATGGCCTTTCTTGCCTTGAGTAACCTTGATGCAGCGGTTTATCAG GTCACCTATCAGCTGAAGATCCCGTGCACAGCCTTGTGTACAGTCCTCATGCTGAACCGCTCTCTCAGCCGGCTGCAGTGGTTCTCTGTCTTCATGCTCTGTGGGGGCGTAACACTCGTTCAATGGAAGCCTGCAGAGGCCACTAAAGTTCAG ATTGAGCAAAGTCCTTTTGTTGGGTTCATCGCCATCGCTATTGCTGTCATTTGTTCTGGATTTGCAG GTGTGTACTTTGAGAAGGTGTTGAAGAGCTCAGACACGTCTCTGTGGGTGAGAAACATCCAGATGTATCTGTCCGGCATTGTGGTCACCCTGATTGGTGTTTTTATGAACGATGGCGAGAAGATCCTGGAGAAAGGATTCTTTTTTGGTTATACGCCCTGGGTGTTCTTTGTAGTAT TCTTGGCCAGTGTGGGTGGTCTGTACACGTCGGTGGTGGTGAAGTACACAGACAACATCATGAAGGGTTTCTCTGCCGCAGCCGCCATTGTTCTTTCAACTGTGGCGTCTGTCCTCTTGTTTGGATTACAGATAA CACTCTCGTTTGCCTCAGGAGCCCTGCTGGTGTGTGTTTCCATCTACTTGTATGGACTTCCAAAGCAGGACACATTGAAGCTGAGCCATAAAGACACAGACACGGAATCCAAACAGAGACTGATCACTGTGTAA